A stretch of the Solanum dulcamara chromosome 6, daSolDulc1.2, whole genome shotgun sequence genome encodes the following:
- the LOC129893467 gene encoding uncharacterized protein LOC129893467, giving the protein MPPDSLRSAVYRSFVTCDDPKGVVECKTIRKSKIDNPQMEKNVVKQRRCNHLNVSCSSDKVERRETVYKGTADDQLSSVQLMEVSREAQKLNQVIDSWSKGMTFERHSNDISKDLLKGALDLQESLVMLGKLQEASKHMAKLKKNQKDKPELDGISIQRTKSERISEHRLNRREFQKPRFSVDGASLDCFDELREVIRDNFAKQNLLPPSFASEKSRFETSKVELSPDHLPFTRFTSSSEPSFEKACVGRRKMIISSDVPFTSSSQSSIIQSQEVTAFDSSPPQVQQEKPDWPNLIARLMGLEEIPREPQHQTTQKHFENDKVVKQSRPIFEIDLPKAKKPIFISHQVDPKRRTLDEIIETMHFKGLLRSKATDKSFPESSLSGLLNKFVDFPPIVIMKPLYSQGEMFPPCNHEENPSGSRNTIGKWDSKKESSPDDQKGALNFTIYRKLQAGKDQNNRFSKEKGRKDHGEAPAKSKTLQVLIEGKQPKTKIIASSPGMYRGEATKKSKNFDVLSQEKQPNTKIRASSPGKDLGEAPANSKTHKVLLQEKHPNTKIKASSPGKYSGEAPANSKTVEVLIQEKQPNTRTRASSPGKTRQQKKEAIGKREVGAQRVAPAIRNSKEMKNAKIEDHAKLFQDQSKMSAVKVRKPERKPLAAQAKSTIYDTKGITTTASHNSIKRKKNVKADKSIKSTPVATVDNMEHKDESIEMVQAVDKDSDVAITEVTSPEELQLGKVADIFENLVTDNTFDGESFPCESSVPSIHCLGDIKLVEHINCNVNLDFTENENFNSGATTRYLLLSSESFLCQSEELFETDVWEPTVWQTTSVDHEIADSALLLDCANELLENKRSQCALAVDPLSLKAIKMRKFYVSFDKLVNEICDGIEVLRSYNKVAGNNLSADALYPLLERDLWCKAVVGSAWDLAWRTGLTNHEVEQVVTDIEKYLLAAFIDDLLIDFML; this is encoded by the exons ATGCCTCCAGACAGTCTAAGATCAGCTGTGTACAGATCCTTTGTCACATGTGATGATCCCAAAGGTGTTGTGGAATGTAAGACAATCAGAAAATCTAAGATTGACAATCCACAAATGGAAAAAAATGTTGTAAAACAAAGAAGATGCAACCATTTGAATGTGTCTTGTTCATCAGACAAGGTAGAAAGGAGAGAAACAGTTTACAAAGGAACGGCAGATGATCAGTTATCTTCCGTCCAGCTAATGGAGGTGTCCAGAGAAGCTCAAAAGCTGAACCAAGTGATAGACTCATGGTCCAAGGGTATGACCTTTGAAAGGCATTCCAATGATATCTCAAAAGATTTGTTGAAAGGAGCCCTTGATTTACAGGAATCACTAGTGATGCTAGGAAAGCTGCAAGAAGCTTCTAAACATATGGCAAAGTTGAAGAAGAACCAGAAAGATAAGCCTGAACTTGATGGAATATCCATTCAAAGAACCAAGTCTGAAAGGATTTCAGAACACAGGTTAAACAGGCGTGAGTTTCAGAAACCAAGATTTTCTGTTGATGGGGCTTCCCTGGATTGTTTTGATGAGCTTAGGGAAGTGATAAGAGACAACTTTGCTAAACAAAATCTGTTGCCACCAAGTTTTGCTTCAGAAAAGTCTCGGTTTGAAACAAGCAAAGTGGAATTATCTCCAGATCATCTCCCCTTCACCAGATTCACTAGCTCAAGTGAGCCGTCCTTTGAAAAGGCGTGTGTTGGTAGAAggaaaatgattatatcatcgGATGTcccattcacaagttcaagccAGTCCTCCATAATTCAATCCCAAGAAGTTACCGCTTTTGATTCTTCCCCGCCGCAGGTTCAGCAGGAGAAGCCAGACTGGCCAAATTTAATTGCCAGACTGATGGGACTTGAAGAGATTCCTAGAGAGCCCCAGCATCAAACTACCCAGAAGCACTTTGAGAACGACAAAGTTGTCAAGCAGAGCAGACCTATATTTGAAATAGATTTGCCAAAAGCAAAGAAGCCAATATTCATCAGTCACCAGGTGGATCCAAAAAGAAGAACATTGGATGAAATAATTGAAACCATGCATTTTAAGGGGCTTTTGAGAAGCAAGGCTACGGATAAATCTTTTCCTGAATCTAGTCTTTCAGGTTTGTTAAATAAGTTTGTTGATTTTCCACCCATTGTGATCATGAAACCTCTATATTCACAGGGTGAAATGTTTCCTCCCTGTAACCATGAAGAAAATCCATCAGGCTCTAGAAATACAATTGGGAAATGGgattcaaaaaaagaaagttcACCTGATGATCAGAAGGGAGCTTTGAATTTCACCATATACAGGAAATTGCAGGCAGGAAAAGATCAAAATAATAGATTCAGCAAAGAAAAAGGGCGCAAGGATCATGGTGAAGCACCTGCAAAATCAAAGACTCTTCAAGTTCTGATTGAAGGGAAACAGCCTAAAACAAAGATTATAGCTTCTTCTCCTGGAATGTATCGTGGTGAAGCAACTAAAAAATCAAAGAATTTTGATGTTCTGAGTCAAGAAAAACAGCCTAATACAAAGATTAGAGCTTCTTCTCCTGGCAAGGATCTTGGTGAAGCACCTGCAAACTCAAAGACACATAAAgttcttcttcaagaaaaacATCCTAATACAAAGATCAAAGCTTCTTCTCCTGGCAAGTATAGTGGTGAAGCACCTGCAAATTCAAAGACTGTTGAAGTTTTGATTCAGGAAAAACAGCCTAATACAAGGACTAGAGCTTCTTCTCCTGGAAAGACCCGGcaacaaaagaaagaagcaaTTGGAAAAAGAGAGGTCGGGGCTCAACGAGTAGCTCCTGCTATCAGAAACTCTAAAGAAATGAAAAATGCCAAAATCGAGGACCATGCTAAATTATTTCAGGACCAAAGCAAGATGAGCGCTGTGAAAGTGAGAAAACCAGAGCGAAAGCCATTGGCTGCACAAGCAAAAAGTACTATATATGATACTAAGGGCATCACAACCACTGCATCTCATAACTCCATTAAGAGGAAGAAGAATGTTAAAGCTGACAAGTCCATTAAGAGTACCCCCGTTGCTACG GTTGACAACATGGAACACAAGGATGAAAGTATAGAAATGGTGCAGGCAGTAGATAAAGACTCCGATGTAGCCATAACTGAAGTTACATCCCCAGAAGAGCTTCAGTTAGGAAAAGTGGCTGATATCTTTGAGAATCTTGTCACCG ATAATACTTTCGATGGTGAAAGTTTCCCTTGTGAATCTAGCGTTCCATCAATCCATTGTCTCGGTGACATCAAATTAGTGGAGCACATTAACTGTAACGTCAATCTAGACTTCACTGAGAATGAAAACTTCAACTCCGGAGCCACTACAAGGTATTTACTGTTGAGCAGTGAATCGTTCCTCTGTCAGTCAGAGGAGCTTTTTGAGACAGATGTGTGGGAACCAACTGTATGGCAGACAACTAGTGTAGATCATGAAATTGCTGATAGCGCACtcttacttgattgtgcaaatGAGTTGTTAGAAAATAAAAGGTCCCAATGTGCACTGGCAGTTGATCCGTTATCACTGAAGGCCATTAAGATGAGAAAATTTTATGTATCCTTTGACAAGTTAGTGAATGAAATTTGTGATGGGATTGAAGTTTTGCGAAGTTACAATAAGGTTGCTGGCAATAACCTTTCAGCAGATGCTCTTTATCCACTGCTAGAAAGAGATCTGTGGTGCAAGGCGGTGGTCGGCAGTGCATGGGATCTGGCTTGGAGAACTGGATTAACTAACCATGAAGTTGAACAAGTGGTGACTGACATTGAGAAGTATCTTTTAGCTGCATTTATCGATGATTTGTTGATTGACTTCATGCTATAG